Genomic window (Salinibacterium sp. M195):
TACTCGCGCACTTAGTAGAAGGTGGGAGAATCGTCTAATGAAGATCCTCTCGATTCAGTCCGCAGTCGCGTTTGGCCATGTCGGCAACTCGGCTGCCGTGTTCCCGCTGCAACGCATCGGCGTTGAGGTGTTGCCGGTCTATACGGTGAACTTCTCGAACCACACCGGCTATGGCGCGTGGCGTGGCCCGATGATCGACCCGAGTGACGTCTCTGAAGTCATCGCCGGCATCGAGGACCGCGGAGTCTTCCCCCAGATCGACGTCATCCTTTCGGGCTACCAGGGCGGCGAGGGCATCGGCGATGTCATCATCGACACCGTTGCCCGCGTCAAGGAAGCGAACCCGAACGCGATCTACGCGTGCGACCCCGTGATGGGCAATGCGAAATCCGGATGCTTCGTAGCCCCGGCCATTCCGATCCTGCTTCGCGAGCGCGTGGTTCCTGTCGCTGACATCATCACGCCTAACCAGTTCGAGCTCGGATTCCTCACCGAGACCGAGCCAGACACGATCGAGTCAACCCTCGCCTCGGCCGACGTGGCGCGCGCCATGGGCCCGAGCACCGTTCTCGTGACCAGCGTTGAGCGTCCCGACCGAGAAGCGGACACCATCGAAATGATGGTCGTGACGGATGCCGGAGCCTGGATCGTGCAAACCCCGCAGCTTCCCATGAAGGCCAACGGTTCCGGTGACGTCACCGCCGCCCTCTTTACCGCCCACTTCACGCGCAGCGGCGATGCCGCGGATGCTCTGGCTCGCACAGCATCTAGCGTCTTCGACTTGCTCACCAAAACTCTTGAATCTGGCGAGCGCGAGCTGCAACTCGTGGAGTCACAGGAGTTCTACGCTCATCCGCAGATGCAGTTCACTACGCGCCAGGTTCGCTGAACAGACGGTTGCGTGAACCGCCCTGCGGCGTTTCACAACCTACCTAGCGTGTGCCACTAGGGTGCTAGAGAGTTCCGCAATTAGCGGGTACTGGAAGGTAGTGCTGTGGCTTCGACTCTTTTCATCGGGAACATCCTCACCCTCGACGAGAAAGCCCCGCGCGCGGGTGCCGTGCTCGTAGACGGTGAACGAATAACAGCCATCGGAACCGAACAAGAACTCCGCGCGGTGTTGCCCGGCGACACCGCGATTGTAGAACTCGGCGACCGAGTGCTCATGCCCGGCCTCATCGAACCACACGGTCATCCCCTCGAGAGTGCGGTGCTCCTCAGCGAGAACGTGGTCGACATTCGCCCAGTCATTGTGAGAGACCCCGAAGTGATCTTCGATCGCATCCGTACTGCCATCGCTTCGCAGCCTGAAGGGGCGATGGTAAACGGTTGGGATCCGCTGCTGCAGTTAGGGCTCGTAGACCCCACTCTCGCCAGTCTCGACGAACTAGCCGGAGATGTCCCGCTCCTCATTCTTCACAACTCCGGGCACAGCGCCTTCTTCAATACGGCGGCAGCCCATCTCGCCGGAATCAGTCGTGAGACCCCTGACCCGCCCGGAGCTTCTTATGCGCGGGATGCCGCGGGCAACCTCTCGGGAGTTGCGCGCGAGACAGCAGCAATCATGACCGTCGCAGGCCCCTTCCTCAGCCGCGGCTACGCAGATTTTGGGCGCCTCCTCGCCGCGGAACTACAGCGCGCCAATGCCGCCGGGGTCACCACACTCTGCGAGATGTCATGGAATCCCGCCCAAGCTCCCTTGGTAGCCGCTGCCCGCGAGAGCCACGAACTCACCGCCCGACTCCGCTTCTATGAGATGTCTCACCCGGGCGGCACAAGCGCTACGCCTCGGCACAATGGGGATGACATCGTCGCTCAAGTCGGGATCAAAACGTGGGCAGACGGGTCGCCCTGGGTCGGAAACATTGCCACGTCGTTTCCATACCTCACCAACGCCACTACCGCCGCCATGGGCCTCGAGCCCGATCACCGCGGCGCCGCCAATTTCTCCCAGGCGCAACTCACCGAGATATCCCGGGGCTACGCCGCTCAGGGCTGGCAGCTCGCCTGCCACGCTCATGGAGATCTTGCGATAGACAGTGTGCTGAACGCGTGGGAATCCGTTATTGCCGAGCTCGGCCTCACCGACCACCGCTTTCGACTCGAACATGTCGGAGCGATCACGGCAGAGCAGTGCGCCCGCGCCGCCTCCCTCGGGGTCACCGTGAGTGTTTTCGTTGACCACATTCATTACTGGGGTGACGTATTGGTCGACGGCCTCTTCGGGGAACCCGGTAAACGATGGGCGGATGCCCAGAGTGCCGTGGCCGCCGGAGTTCGCACCACATTCCACAACGATGGCACGGTCACGCCGCTCGAGCCTTTCCGCAACATGGCGGTCGCGATGACCCGGCGCAGCAATACGGGCCGCAGGCTCGATGGGGCTGAGGGCGTGTCTCTCAATGACGCCCTCAAAGCACACACGGTGAACGCAGCGTGGCAGTTGCAGGCCGAAGACCAGATCGGCAGCATCGAGGTCGGGAAATTCGCCGACCTCATCATCGTCGATCGGGATCCGCACGCCATCGATGCCGAACTGCTCGCCAACACACAAGTGCTCTCCACCTACTTCGCTGGTGCGCTCGTGTACCAGCGGGGCTAGTCGAGCAGAGTTCTGTTCATCCGAAATACAACAACTCACCAGGGGACGATGAGACAGTGACCGACGCAGGAGAAAAAGAGGCTCCACCCTCGAATCTCAACAATGTCTCCCATATGCGCAATGCTGTGCTGTTCGAAGGTCCAGAACGCGGACAACGCTTGAGCCGTTTTTGGATTCTGCTGAGTCTCGCGTCGACGATTGCGGCCGCTGGAATCGTCGCTGACTCAACTGCTGCCGTCATTGGGGCGATGATCGTTGCCCCCATGATGCTCCCGATTCAGGGAACAATGCTTTCCACCGTGCTCGGCGATCGAGTGAACCTTATTCGGTCGATTATTCTCGTCGCCTCCGGTGCTGCCGCTGCAATTGCGATCGGCTTCCTTGTCGGAATGTTGGTAACAAATGATGTTGTCGCGGCAACTAACGCTCAGGTCGCTGGTCGAGTGCATCCGGGGCTCATCGATCTGCTCGCAGCTCTAGCCACTGGAGTGGTCGGTTCGTTTGCGCTCATTCGTCGTGACATTTCAGACACTCTGCCCGGTGTCGCTATTGCCATCTCGCTGGTGCCGCCGCTTGTCGTCGCTGGTCTCACCCTCGAATCCGGGGCGACCGAAGAGAGTCTCGGTGCGCTCTTGCTCTTCGTCACAAACGTCGCATCGATTTTGGCAACCGGCGTCGTGGTGATGGCTCTCTTCAAGATTCAGCGATCCCTGCGTGCCGATACGCAGAGTGGTGTCGCGAAAGTCGCCCAGCGAAAAACTGCGCTCGTTATTTCAGCGATGCTCGTTGTCGTCGCGATCCCCCTCACGATCTCATCGATTACTACCGGAACTAACACGGTACGAGAAAACACGATTCGCGCGATCACCGATCAATGGGCCAGCGAGGCCGACTGGGATCTGGTGACAGTAGACACCCGTCTCAATCAAGTGTTGGTCCGGGTCACTGGGCCTCTGCCCGCCCCAGACACGAAAGAGCTTGCGGCCCGCATAGCCGCGAGTGATATCGACCCTACGGTCGTCGAAGTTGAGCTCGTGCCGTCGCACAGCGTAATTCTTGACAAGCCCGAAACATCCACGAATTAGACGCCTCGCGTCCAATTCAGCCAGGACATCTGGGCGGAAAGACCCTACTGGTTATGGTCGCTTCAGCCGCCGCCGAATTTTGGCGACAACAACCTTGGGCCCCGCGTTCTTCAGGTAGAAGACGACCCGTTCAAGGTCGTGGATCGGCCCGGAATAACGCTTTCGTCGTGTGCGCCCTAAGGACCGTTGCCGCGAAACGCCAGTGCGGTCGCCAGCGCGGTGTGCCGTATTCACGAAATTGACCAGCGGGGCGAGAGCCGTCTGCCAGTAGTAGCGTTCCCGTACTCGGTGGATGTTGGCCCGAGCTGCAGCGATGAACTCCTCATCGAACAGAACCTTTTCGAGTGCCTCAGCAAGTTGGTCAACGTTCTCTGCCTCAACGACCACACCGAGTCCTTCGGCGGCGACGAGTTCAGCGAAGTGATCGCCCTCGGTAACCACCATGGGGAGTTCTGCCCACAAGTAGTCGAGAATTCGCGTGCGGAACGAGAAGGTCGTTTCGACGTGCGAGAAATGGGTGCTGACGCCGGCATCGGCCTCAGTGAGATAATTCTGTCGCTCACTGTAGTCAACCCAGGAGTCGTTGAAGAAAACTGCAGAGTCGAGAACCGCTAGTTCCTGAGCGAGGCTTCGCGATTCGGCGACGATTTCCATCTCCGGCACACCAGGATGCGGATGCTTCGTGCCTTGGAAAAACAGTCGCACGTTGTCGTGCCGCTCCGATACCGCGGCAACTGCGCGGATCAATGTCTTGGGATCAAACCAGTTATAGAGACCGCCACTCCACAGCAAGACTTTGTCGGTTTTATTGATGCCGGGCTTAACACCCTTCAGCACGTCATGCACGTGGATCGGTGGCGTCGACGACAAGCCGAAAGGCGCGACGCTGATGAGCCCATCAAGATCTGGGTCACCCTCGTAGTTCGCTGGGTTGATGCGGCCAAGCGCCGCCAATTGACCAAGCCAGAACATTTTTTGACGATCGGATGCGCACAAAAAGAAGTCACCGCGTTGCAGTTGCTCATTGAGCACCTGCGTTGCGTCATCCACTTGTTGCGCCCACTGTGCGGCCGGAAGTTCGCGGCCTTGCTCAAGCTGCTCAAGGTGCATGGGGTCGTAGATGTCGACGACCATGATTTTCTCGGTGGTCTGCAGCGCGCTGAATACTGCCATGGCGTGGCCTTGGAAGATGATGACGTCGGCCCACTGCTCAAATTTGCGGAACGCGCGGTCATCGCCTGGTCGCACATGCGCAAGCGAGAATGGCGCTTCCAACGGTTCGACACCGGTCAGGCTGAGAAGTGTCACTTCGTTGTCGGCCGTGAGTTGCTCGGCCATATTCCAGGCCCGGATGGCGGGTCCGGCGAGTTTAATACCGATCGGATCGCCGGTGATGATGAGTACGCGGTTTCCGACCGCATTCGACGGGCGAGCTACATCAAAAGTGGAGACGAGGTTCTCGTAACCGTCGAGATACGGTTTTTCGTGGGTGATGGGAGCGTCGGCAACCCCGAACAAGCGCCAGACGTGCGCGTCGCTGACCGTTCTCGTTTTCTGCACTCGGGCGCGAGACTTCTTTAGTTCCGGAAGCAGTTGAACGAACTGGTCGATCGCAAATACATTGGCGACTGTCTGTTTGGAGACCTCGATGACATCCGTGTCGTCGCCTCCTGGTTTGCGCAGGTCGAACGATGTTGAGTCAAGTTCTCCGCGGGTTACTCCGCGACGAATGGACAGCCCGATTGCCGCGGGAAGAGTCTCAGCGAGAGCCTTATCATCGAGGTTCTTGTACAGGGTGTAGAGCGCGTTGCGTTCGAGAAGGTACGTCTCTTTGTGCGAACCGAACGCCTTCATCGAGGCGTGGTGCTTGTGAAATGCTAGCGACGCTGGCTCGTAGGCGTAGCGATAGCCGAGGAGGTTGAGCCGCCAGCCGAGGTCTACGTCCTCGAAGAACATGAAGTAGTTCTCGTCAAAACCTTCGAGCTCGTCATAGACCGTACGGCGCACAAACATGGCGGATCCGGTGCCGAATAAGACGTCGGTAGGGACTTCGGGGGTGCTCGGAATGGGCTCAGCGGTGAATGGCTTGTAGCCCATGCCGTACCAGGTCATTGCTGACCCGATGTAGTCGACGAGGTTGCCTTCCCAGTCGAGAACTCTGCTTGCGACCGCGCCAATGCGAGGGGATTCCTCGAACTTTGCCACCGCAGCCCGGATCCACTGGTCATCCGGTCGCGCATCGTTATTGAGCAGCGCAACGTACTCTCCCGACGACGCAGCGACTCCCCTGTTGCACCCTCCGGCGAATCCGTCGTTGGTCTTTGAAACGATCAGCTTCACATGCGGAGCAGCTGCGCGAAGTCGCTCGGCGCTATCGTCGCCCGACGCGTTCTCAACAACGATGATCTCAAGCTTGCCCTGTGGCCAGTCGATCTGCCCAAGGTTGCCGATCGCTTCGATGGTGTCGTCTGTGCCCCGGAAATTCACGAGAACAACAGAAACTAACCCCAGACGCACGTCACCCATCAGGTCCTTTCCGTCTGCTGGCTAAACGAGCATTCTAGCAAGGTGTGCTTTCCCATCTTTCAGCGCGCTGATCTACGAAAGAGAGAACTGATTGTGCCGGTGATGCGACCCGCGCGCTCGGCGACGAATCGCACCGGTGCGGTGATTCGCCAGCTTGTGCTCGCGTAGACGGCTGCGAGCTTGGTTTCGCTGTCTGCCATCGTCGAATACCGCGCAAGGATGCTCACCCCGCCAGGGGGCAGGAGTACCGGTGCGGCGTCGAGTTTGCCGCGCACGAGCAACATGTCGCGCTGCCAAATGGTCTCACCATGGGTCGAGTATGAATCCCCGCCTGTGCTCCACCGACGGTAGATAGAAGTGACCGTGGGGATGTCTGCCACTCCCAATACCAGCGCGGCACGCAGGGAGAGATCCCAGTCTTCGCAGACCTCAAGCGACTCATCTGCGCCTCCGAACACCTCAAAGAAACCGCGGGGAAAAGCAAACGCCATGAAGGGAGTCATGTTGACGCGCAAGTGATCAGCGACATCGTAAGTTGACGGATACGGGGTGAAAAGCTCGGAGCCGTCTTCGTGTCCCTCGAGGCCGTTGCCCCAGGTTGCAGCTCCCACTCTTTGCACTGCCGTAAGCGCCCGCAGAAGTCGACGCGGATACTGCTCGGCCGCGGTGAGGAAAGCGGCGATCCAGTGTGCGAACACGAGATCATCGTCGTCAAGAAAGGCGATGTGGGTTCCGGTCGCCGCAGCGATTCCGACATTAATCGGAACAGAACGGGTGCCTCCCTCAGCGAGAATTATTCTTGCCCGGCTTCTCAGCCACTCTGGCTGATCCGCAAGCACATTTCCAATGGCGCTGACGTTCGCATTGTGCGCGACGAGGATGACCTCAAAACGCCCATCAGTTTGACCTGCGAGGCACACGAGGGCATCGCGAAGCGCTTCGGGGCGGTGAAGCTGGGTGCGCATCACAACAGAAACCAGCGGTTGCGCCGCCACGGTGAGGGCATCGGTTAGGGCTTGCTGGCCTTTTCCGAGGGCAGGAAAGTCCATCACTTGCTCAAGAAGAGGGCGCTCGATCGGGGCCGGATCGTGAGTTGTCGGCAGATCAGCGCCGATTCGCTTATCTACCGCGACTACGGCTTCGGGGCTACGCACCAGACCGGAACCCTGGCCGTCGTTTCCGAAGATAACGAAGCCACCCGCGTTCTCAAGTGATCCCCGTGAATACAACGCACAACCGAACCGTTCGAAAGACTCGTCCGCTACTGGCACGACGCGCGCACGGACTCCCCCAGCAGAGTCATCTTCTATCGCGTCAAGGAGACGGGTAACGGTACTTGATAAGACAACGACACCCGAATCGATAACGAGAACTCGATCCTCATTGCCCGCGGCAAGGAGACGATCGTGGGCGCGTCGATAGTCGACCGTGCCAATCTCCACGGTGAGGAGGCCACCGCCCGCTTCTTGCGCTCGACGCGAAAAATCGGCTAATTCAGCCGCATCCTTCTCGGTTGATGCCGCCGCCGCGATTCCGACAACGATCCGCCAGTCTCCAAGCCGTTCCGCTGCGGTAGCCGAGGTTAGCGCGTCAAGGACAGCCGAGAACCAGCGCTCGGGCTCCACGCCGTGGCCCACTTCAGCCACTGTTTGGACGACGAGGGACGGCAATAGCTCCGCACTCACAGGGCGCGATGCGCTTGTGTGGTCCACGGTTTTCATGTGCCCCGGATGACTTCGGGAACAACCAACTTCGGCATATCGCCTCCTTGGCGTGAGCGCTGTACACAGGGAAGTGTAACAAGCGGCTGCAGCGATCGTTCCGAACGGGCATCCTCGCTCGATTAGTGTAGTGAGGGTGACTATTGCTGAAATGATCCGAGTCGCGATGAGCGGCCTGCGCCTCATCGCCCTTGTTGTGATCGGTGCCGCCGTTGTCGGTGCGGGAATCCTTGCCATCACCCCGCCCCGTTATGAGGCGACCGCGAGAATACTCGTTGACGCAGACCTCCTAGAGGACTCAAGCGTCGACGTTGCTGAACGTCAGATCATGTATTCGAACTACCGCACTGTCACGATCAAAACGCTCACCACCACCGACCTCATTCTCGATCCAGTGATCGAGGAGTTGTCGCTCGACACCACGTCTCGCGAGCTTGCCAACAACGTCACGGCACTTTCTGCACTCGACACTTCGGTCGTCGACATCACCGTGGCATCAGACGATGCAGCGTCATCCGCTGATATCGCCAATGCGATCGGGCGCCAAGTGTCCGCAGGTTTCTCTAAAGAAACTTCGCGAATTTCGCTGAGTGTTTCTGTTGTTCAGGAAGCAGTCGCTCCGAATGCCCGTTCGGGACCCAATCCTGTTCTCGTTCTGGCTCTATCCGCTATTGCTGGGTTCTTCCTCGCGCTGGCGTTCCTTCTGGCGCGGCACTCACTCGCACCACGGGTGAGAGACGTCAATGACGTGTTGGCGGTCAAGGACAGCCGTGTTCTGGGGACCATCAACAGCAGTGCTGGCGATCGGGCTCATTACCTCTCGGCAATAGACGCCATTGCGGCTGCGATCACCACGTCGCCTGAGTCACGAAACTGGTCGAAGATCGCTCTCGTGACGCCTACCGTTACCGACGAGTTCGATGAATTAGTTGTCTCTCTGCGCGCAGCCCTCGAAAGCAGCGGACAAAGCCCTGTAAC
Coding sequences:
- a CDS encoding glycosyltransferase, producing the protein MGDVRLGLVSVVLVNFRGTDDTIEAIGNLGQIDWPQGKLEIIVVENASGDDSAERLRAAAPHVKLIVSKTNDGFAGGCNRGVAASSGEYVALLNNDARPDDQWIRAAVAKFEESPRIGAVASRVLDWEGNLVDYIGSAMTWYGMGYKPFTAEPIPSTPEVPTDVLFGTGSAMFVRRTVYDELEGFDENYFMFFEDVDLGWRLNLLGYRYAYEPASLAFHKHHASMKAFGSHKETYLLERNALYTLYKNLDDKALAETLPAAIGLSIRRGVTRGELDSTSFDLRKPGGDDTDVIEVSKQTVANVFAIDQFVQLLPELKKSRARVQKTRTVSDAHVWRLFGVADAPITHEKPYLDGYENLVSTFDVARPSNAVGNRVLIITGDPIGIKLAGPAIRAWNMAEQLTADNEVTLLSLTGVEPLEAPFSLAHVRPGDDRAFRKFEQWADVIIFQGHAMAVFSALQTTEKIMVVDIYDPMHLEQLEQGRELPAAQWAQQVDDATQVLNEQLQRGDFFLCASDRQKMFWLGQLAALGRINPANYEGDPDLDGLISVAPFGLSSTPPIHVHDVLKGVKPGINKTDKVLLWSGGLYNWFDPKTLIRAVAAVSERHDNVRLFFQGTKHPHPGVPEMEIVAESRSLAQELAVLDSAVFFNDSWVDYSERQNYLTEADAGVSTHFSHVETTFSFRTRILDYLWAELPMVVTEGDHFAELVAAEGLGVVVEAENVDQLAEALEKVLFDEEFIAAARANIHRVRERYYWQTALAPLVNFVNTAHRAGDRTGVSRQRSLGRTRRKRYSGPIHDLERVVFYLKNAGPKVVVAKIRRRLKRP
- a CDS encoding glycosyltransferase family 2 protein, which encodes MGHGVEPERWFSAVLDALTSATAAERLGDWRIVVGIAAAASTEKDAAELADFSRRAQEAGGGLLTVEIGTVDYRRAHDRLLAAGNEDRVLVIDSGVVVLSSTVTRLLDAIEDDSAGGVRARVVPVADESFERFGCALYSRGSLENAGGFVIFGNDGQGSGLVRSPEAVVAVDKRIGADLPTTHDPAPIERPLLEQVMDFPALGKGQQALTDALTVAAQPLVSVVMRTQLHRPEALRDALVCLAGQTDGRFEVILVAHNANVSAIGNVLADQPEWLRSRARIILAEGGTRSVPINVGIAAATGTHIAFLDDDDLVFAHWIAAFLTAAEQYPRRLLRALTAVQRVGAATWGNGLEGHEDGSELFTPYPSTYDVADHLRVNMTPFMAFAFPRGFFEVFGGADESLEVCEDWDLSLRAALVLGVADIPTVTSIYRRWSTGGDSYSTHGETIWQRDMLLVRGKLDAAPVLLPPGGVSILARYSTMADSETKLAAVYASTSWRITAPVRFVAERAGRITGTISSLFRRSAR
- a CDS encoding YveK family protein, giving the protein MTIAEMIRVAMSGLRLIALVVIGAAVVGAGILAITPPRYEATARILVDADLLEDSSVDVAERQIMYSNYRTVTIKTLTTTDLILDPVIEELSLDTTSRELANNVTALSALDTSVVDITVASDDAASSADIANAIGRQVSAGFSKETSRISLSVSVVQEAVAPNARSGPNPVLVLALSAIAGFFLALAFLLARHSLAPRVRDVNDVLAVKDSRVLGTINSSAGDRAHYLSAIDAIAAAITTSPESRNWSKIALVTPTVTDEFDELVVSLRAALESSGQSPVTVVHSEASLAKYEAVVLDSEVDAVLVVVPLERTAVSELSAAVSHLALSGTPLSGFIITEASRREKRSLSSSSAH
- a CDS encoding DUF389 domain-containing protein translates to MTDAGEKEAPPSNLNNVSHMRNAVLFEGPERGQRLSRFWILLSLASTIAAAGIVADSTAAVIGAMIVAPMMLPIQGTMLSTVLGDRVNLIRSIILVASGAAAAIAIGFLVGMLVTNDVVAATNAQVAGRVHPGLIDLLAALATGVVGSFALIRRDISDTLPGVAIAISLVPPLVVAGLTLESGATEESLGALLLFVTNVASILATGVVVMALFKIQRSLRADTQSGVAKVAQRKTALVISAMLVVVAIPLTISSITTGTNTVRENTIRAITDQWASEADWDLVTVDTRLNQVLVRVTGPLPAPDTKELAARIAASDIDPTVVEVELVPSHSVILDKPETSTN
- the pdxY gene encoding pyridoxal kinase PdxY; this encodes MKILSIQSAVAFGHVGNSAAVFPLQRIGVEVLPVYTVNFSNHTGYGAWRGPMIDPSDVSEVIAGIEDRGVFPQIDVILSGYQGGEGIGDVIIDTVARVKEANPNAIYACDPVMGNAKSGCFVAPAIPILLRERVVPVADIITPNQFELGFLTETEPDTIESTLASADVARAMGPSTVLVTSVERPDREADTIEMMVVTDAGAWIVQTPQLPMKANGSGDVTAALFTAHFTRSGDAADALARTASSVFDLLTKTLESGERELQLVESQEFYAHPQMQFTTRQVR
- a CDS encoding amidohydrolase, yielding MASTLFIGNILTLDEKAPRAGAVLVDGERITAIGTEQELRAVLPGDTAIVELGDRVLMPGLIEPHGHPLESAVLLSENVVDIRPVIVRDPEVIFDRIRTAIASQPEGAMVNGWDPLLQLGLVDPTLASLDELAGDVPLLILHNSGHSAFFNTAAAHLAGISRETPDPPGASYARDAAGNLSGVARETAAIMTVAGPFLSRGYADFGRLLAAELQRANAAGVTTLCEMSWNPAQAPLVAAARESHELTARLRFYEMSHPGGTSATPRHNGDDIVAQVGIKTWADGSPWVGNIATSFPYLTNATTAAMGLEPDHRGAANFSQAQLTEISRGYAAQGWQLACHAHGDLAIDSVLNAWESVIAELGLTDHRFRLEHVGAITAEQCARAASLGVTVSVFVDHIHYWGDVLVDGLFGEPGKRWADAQSAVAAGVRTTFHNDGTVTPLEPFRNMAVAMTRRSNTGRRLDGAEGVSLNDALKAHTVNAAWQLQAEDQIGSIEVGKFADLIIVDRDPHAIDAELLANTQVLSTYFAGALVYQRG